The nucleotide window TCTGGGTTCACTGGGTTTTTAATCAAAACGATTTTATCTGTTCCTGCCAATGTATCAGCAATTTCCTGAACAGCAAATGGATTTGCCGTTGTACGAGCACCAACCCATAAAACATCAATATCGTGTTCCAAAGCCAATTTACAGTGAGCTGCAGTTGCAACCTCAGTTCCCATCAATAAACCGGTTTCAGCTTTCGCTTTTTGCAACCATTTCAATCCAATTTCACCAACACCTTCAAATCCTCCTGGACGTGTTCTTGGCTTCCAAATACCTGCTCTAAAAACGCTTACATCAGAATCTTTCAATTCATGAGCAATTTTCAAAACTTGCTCTTCTGTTTCTGCACTACAAGGACCTGCAATTACAAATGGGTGAGACAATTTGAATTCGTTCAACCAATCTCTCATTTCTTTCTTGTTTTCCATCTTTTCTATTTTTTTTTACTTTTCCTCTCTCCTCCCGATGGTTATCGGAACTCCCCAAACAACCGGAGGGAGCAAGAGAGATCTTTATTATTAATTGCTTACTACTATTTATATGTTGTTCTTTTTTATCGTTAATGGATTAACTGCCTATTTTTTGGCATTCATCCCATTCAATATTTCCTTAATTCTGTTTACGCTTTCCATTTCGTGATATATCGCATCATAATCATCATTCAGCATAAGTTCTTTAAACTTGGATAAATTCGAAATATATTCTTCCAATGTTTTAATCACCTGTTTTTTGTTTTGTTTAAAAATAGGTGTCCACATCGCCGGCGAACTTTTTGCCAAACGAACCGTACTTTCAAAACCGGAACCCGCCATGTCAAAAATATCCTGCTCGTCTTTTTCTTTATTAATTACCGTTTTTCCAAGCATAAACGAACTGATATGCGATAAATGCGACACATAGGCAATATGTTTGTCATGCGATTTTGGATCCATATAACGGATTCTCATTCCGATGTTCTTAAACAAATCCAATGCTTTTTCCTGCAATTTGAAAGTCGTTTTCTCAACCTCACAAATGATATTTGTCTTTCCCTGAAACAACCCTCTGATAGCAGCCGATGGCCCCGAAAATTCAGTACCCGCAATAGGATGCGTGGCGATAAAATTCCTTCTTTTTGGATGACCGGCAACCGCTTCGCAAATAGGCGCCTTGGTTGATCCCACATCAAAAACAATAGCCGAATCCGAAATTAAATCCAATACTGTCGGCAAAACAACAATCGCTGTATCTACTGGAACCGAAACAATCACAAAATCTGCTTTGGATAAATCCTCAAATGTTGCTGCTTCGTCAATAACTCCAAGCTTTTTTGCTTCCTGCAAATGCTTTTCATTACTGTCGATTCCAAAAATCTTTGCGTCTGGATTCAAATCTTTAGCGTCCAATGCTATTGATCCCCCAATTAATCCAACACCTATTACATATATATTCATATTCTATTTTTTTTGGAGCTAATCCTGCTATCCGCTATATCTTTTATGGTCTCGTTAGAAAAAAACGAGACCATAAAAGGATGCCGCTTCTATCAGGGCTAGGGCATTTCGTTTTTTCAGAAAATTTATTTAAAACCTACTCGCCTTTTAAAATCATAAATCTAAAATCGATAATCAGCAATCTAAAATCTATCTATCGCTTCTTGTACTTTCTCTTCTTTTACACAAAGTGCAAATCGGATATAACCTTCTCCGTTGCTCCCAAAAATCGTTCCCGGAGCTATAAAAATATTTTTTTCGTATAATATTTTATCAATAAAATCCTCAGCCGACGTGATTCCTGCAGGCAATTTGGCCCAAACAAAAAGTCCAACACCTTCTTTATAAACTTCGCATCCCAATTTTTCGGCCAATTGTTCTACAAGCACACGACGTTTTTTGTAAACTTCGTTCATTGAATCAAACCAAGATTTATCGCTCTTCAATGCTTCCACAGCCCCTTTTTGGATTCCGTAGAACATTCCACTGTCCATGTTACTTTTTACTTTTAGAACCGAATCAATCAGTTTTGCACTTCCCAAAACCATACCAACTCTCCAGCCTGCCATATTGAAAGTTTTACTCAAAGAGTTCAGTTCGAGTGCCACTTCTTTGGCTCCATCCACCTGCAACAAACTCATCGGTTTATCGTTTAAAACAAAACTATAAGGATTGTCATTAATCAATAATATATGGTGTTTCTTGGCAAATGCGACTAATTTCTCAAACAATTCCAAACTTCCTCTTGCTCCCGTAGGCATGTGTGGGTAACCAATCCACATGATTTTTACTTTTGCCAAATCCAGTTTCTCCAAAGCTTCAAAATCAGGTTCCCAACTATTCGCTTCTTTCAAATCATAATAAACCGGAACAGCTCCAACCAAATTGGTCACCGAAGTATAGGTAGGATAACCAGGATTCGGAATCAAAACGTGGTCTCCCTCATTCAGGAAAGCCATCGAAATATGCATGATTCCTTCTTTGGATCCAATTAATGGCAAAATTTCAACATTAGGATCTAAAGTTACCGCAAAGTTATTTTTATAAAAATCGGCCATCCCATTTCTAAGTTCTGGCAAGCCCTGATAACTTTGATATTGATGTGCATTCTCATCATGCATCGACGAAATAACGGCATCTATAACGGCTTTGGATGGTTTTAAATCCGGACTACCAATTCCCATATTGATAATTGGTTTTCCCGCCGCGGCCAGTTGTCTCACTTCCCTCAACTTTGATGAGAAATAGTATTCTTCAATAATATCGAGACGTTTTG belongs to Flavobacterium gilvum and includes:
- a CDS encoding pyridoxal phosphate-dependent aminotransferase, with product MITTAKRLDIIEEYYFSSKLREVRQLAAAGKPIINMGIGSPDLKPSKAVIDAVISSMHDENAHQYQSYQGLPELRNGMADFYKNNFAVTLDPNVEILPLIGSKEGIMHISMAFLNEGDHVLIPNPGYPTYTSVTNLVGAVPVYYDLKEANSWEPDFEALEKLDLAKVKIMWIGYPHMPTGARGSLELFEKLVAFAKKHHILLINDNPYSFVLNDKPMSLLQVDGAKEVALELNSLSKTFNMAGWRVGMVLGSAKLIDSVLKVKSNMDSGMFYGIQKGAVEALKSDKSWFDSMNEVYKKRRVLVEQLAEKLGCEVYKEGVGLFVWAKLPAGITSAEDFIDKILYEKNIFIAPGTIFGSNGEGYIRFALCVKEEKVQEAIDRF
- a CDS encoding prephenate dehydrogenase yields the protein MNIYVIGVGLIGGSIALDAKDLNPDAKIFGIDSNEKHLQEAKKLGVIDEAATFEDLSKADFVIVSVPVDTAIVVLPTVLDLISDSAIVFDVGSTKAPICEAVAGHPKRRNFIATHPIAGTEFSGPSAAIRGLFQGKTNIICEVEKTTFKLQEKALDLFKNIGMRIRYMDPKSHDKHIAYVSHLSHISSFMLGKTVINKEKDEQDIFDMAGSGFESTVRLAKSSPAMWTPIFKQNKKQVIKTLEEYISNLSKFKELMLNDDYDAIYHEMESVNRIKEILNGMNAKK